A single Drechmeria coniospora strain ARSEF 6962 chromosome 03, whole genome shotgun sequence DNA region contains:
- a CDS encoding ubiquitin-conjugating enzyme variant MMS2 — protein MSVLAPMPNKGRQLPAGQKLGGWIPSPHQRAVLRKYMYLSAQLYGHYLLEHGALASPFHENSPTSRENGKEEAGPSIDEERTFEAMSAKVPRNFRLLEELEKGEKGLGAEACSYGLEDGEDLLMSNWNGTILGPPHSVHENRIYSVKMHCGERYPDEPPTIQFVSQVNLPCVNPRNGVVDPKQLPCLAQWKRENTMETVLIELRRYMAAPANKKIPQPPEGTTYS, from the exons atgtccgtactt GCACCAATGCCAAACAAAGGCCGACAATTACCCGCTGGCCAGAAGCTTGGTGGATGGATCCCGTCACCCCATCAGCgtgccgtactccgtaagtacatgtacttgtctGCGCAACTGTATGGGCATTACTTACTTGAACat GGCGCCTTGGCATCTCCTTTCCACGAAAACTCCCCCACCAGTCGAGAAAACGGGAAAGAGGAAGCAGGACCATCGATAGACGAGGAGAGGACATTCGAAGCCATGTCCGCCAAAGTCCCCCGCAACTTCCGCCTGctggaggagctcgagaaggGAGAGAAGGGGCTCGGTGCCGAGGCTTGCAGCTACGGCcttgaggatggcgaggatcTCCTCATGAGCAACTGGAACGGCACTATCCTGGGCCCTCCTCAC AGCGTCCACGAGAACCGCATCTACAGTGTCAAGATGCACTGCGGCGAGCGATACCCCGacgagccgccgacgattcaatttgtcAGCCAGGTCAATCTGCCTTGCGTCAACCCACGCAACGGCGTCGTTGATCCCAAGCAGCTGCCTTGTCTGGCGCAGTGGAAGCGTGAGAACACCATGGAGACGGTCCTCATCGAGCTTCGAAG ATATATGGCTGCCCCTGCCAACAAGAAGATCCCGCAGCCGCCCGAAGGCACGACCTACTCATAG
- a CDS encoding stomatin family protein has product MVTSLTRAALSRAAPVSSSLAVARLFSTSTQARLPSSFATPLPSYFQKPRLPANTVVRFVPQQTAWIVERMGKFNRILEPGLAILMPFIDRIAYVKNLKEVAIEIPSQSAITADNVTLELDGVLFTRVFDAYKASYGVEDAEYAISQLAQTTMRSEIGQLSLDHVLKERAALNTNITAAINDAAEAWGVTCLRYEIRDIHAPAAVVEAMHRQVTAERSKRAEILDSEGQRQSAINIAEGKKQSVILASEALRAERVNTADGDAQAILLKARATAQGIEAVARSITDGEEGARGAVSLTVAEKYVDAFGKLAKEGTAVVVPGNVGDIGGMIATGLSVYGKVGEAQARSMAQKSVAAPRAETGEQKAVDQASSEQSVPEPGKQDMKETVLDSFNQATLSR; this is encoded by the exons ATGGTCACGTCCCTCACGCGAGCCGCCCTTTCGCGGGCAGCTCCCGTGTCCTCCAGCCTCGCGGTCGCTCGTCTCTTTTCCACGTCCACCCAGGCGAGGCTCCCGTCCAGCTTCGCGACGCCGCTGCCATCCTACTTTCAGAAGCCGCGTCTGCCGGCGAACACGGTCGTGCGCTTCGTGCCGCAGCAGACGGCATGGATCGTCGAGCGCATGGGCAAGTTCAACCGCATCCTGGAGCCGGGCCTCGCGATCCTCATGCCCTTCATCGATCGCATCGCCTACGTGAAGAACCTGAAGGAGGTGGCCATTGAGATTCCGAGCCAGAGCGCCATCACGGCCGATAACGTgacgctcgagctcgacggcgtcctgtTCACGAGAGTGTTTGATGCCTACAAGGCGAG CTACGGCGTCGAAGATGCAGAATATGCCATCTCTCAACTGGCGCAAACGACGATGCGGTCCGAAATCGGTCAGCTCAGCCTCGATCACGTGCTCAAGGAGCGTGCCGCGCTCAACACCAACATCACGGCCGCCAtcaacgacgccgccgaggcttgGGGCGTCACCTGCTTGCGATACGAAATCCGAGACATTCATGCGCCCGCGgctgtcgtcgaggccatgcaCCGCCAGGTCACGGCCGAGCGCTCCAAGCGGGCCGAGATTCTCGACTCCGAAGGACAGCGGCAGAGCGCCATCAACATcgccgagggcaagaagCAGAGCGTCATTCTCGCGTCCGAGGCCCTTCGTGCCGAGCGCGTCAACACGGCGGACGGTGATGCGCAGGCGATCCTGCTGAAGGCTCGGGCCACCGCCCAGGGCATCGAGGCCGTTGCCCGGAGCATcacggacggcgaggaaggtgCCCGGGGAGCCGTCAGCTTGACGGTGGCGGAAAAGTACGTCGATGCCTTTGGGAAGCTGGCCAAGGAGGGcacggccgtcgtggtgCCCGGCAATGTCGGCGACATTGGCGGCATGATTGCCACGGGCCTCAGCGTCTACGGCAAGGTTGGCGAGGCTCAGGCCCGGTCCATGGCCCAAAaatccgtcgccgcccctcGTGCCGAGACTGGCGAGCAAAAGGCCGTCGATCAGGCCTCATCAGAACAGAGCGTGCCGGAACCCGGCAAGCAGGACATGAAGGAGACGGTGCTTGACAGTTTCAACCAAGCAACGCTGAGTCGGTAA